A window of the Lactuca sativa cultivar Salinas chromosome 7, Lsat_Salinas_v11, whole genome shotgun sequence genome harbors these coding sequences:
- the LOC111880797 gene encoding putative F-box/LRR-repeat protein 23 has product MESTSAVGPSSAMKESPNWLLMPDELMENILGRLSSVEKLRSAGKLCRTWRRICKDPAMWKVIDIDILLDGCDTNHKIEMLTKQVVDLSCGELIDVSVGGFCTDDLLDHIALHSSKVKRLYLWCDQMTGSGLSRAVKRLSQLEELEFSYIYINAEDIEVIGRNCPQLKSFKIPHMRYTVTGPYLQCDDQAVAIANYMRELRHLQIYGDEMTNDGLEAVKIYGDEMTNDGLEAILNGCPHLQSLDIYMFCSFELDRNLVKKCMERIKDFKHNSTQNSDDMYVDESSEADD; this is encoded by the exons ATGGAGTCGACCTCCGCCGTAGGTCCGTCCTCGGCAATGAAGGAATCTCCAAATTGGCTGTTAATGCCTGACGAACTGATGGAAAATATACTTGGAAGATTGAGTAGCGTGGAAAAACTAAGGAGCGCAGGGAAATTATGCAGAACTTGGCGGAGAATTTGCAAAGATCCGGCGATGTGGAAGGTCATCGATATTGACATATTGCTGGATGGTTGTGACACGAATCACAAAATCGAGATGCTGACTAAGCAGGTAGTCGATCTCAGCTGTGGGGAACTGATCGATGTCAGTGTCGGCGGCTTTTGCACCGATGATCTCCTCGATCACATTGCGCTACA CTCAAGTAAGGTGAAGCGTCTTTACCTCTGGTGTGACCAGATGACGGGTAGTGGGTTGAGTCGGGCAGTGAAAAGGCTGTCTCAATTGGAGGAACTTGAATTCTCTTACATCTATATCAATGCAGAAGACATCGAAGTGATTGGACGAAATTGCCCTCAGCTCAAGTCCTTCAAGATACCTCACATGAGGTACACAGTGACAGGGCCATACCTCCAATGTGATGATCAAGCTGTTGCCATTGCAAATTACATGCGGGAGTTACGCCATTTGCAGATTTATGGTGATGAGATGACAAATGATGGATTGGAGGCCGTTAAGATTTATGGTGATGAGATGACAAATGATGGATTGGAGGCCATTCTTAACGGATGCCCTCACCTTCAATCCCTAGACATCTATATGTTTTGTAGCTTTGAACTTGACAGGAATTTAGTAAAAAAGTGCATGGAACGGATCAAAGATTTTAAACACAACTCAACACAAAATTCTGATGATATGTATGTTGATGAATCTTCTGAAGCAGATGATTAG